A genomic window from Hyla sarda isolate aHylSar1 chromosome 10, aHylSar1.hap1, whole genome shotgun sequence includes:
- the SRPRA gene encoding signal recognition particle receptor subunit alpha, producing MLDFFTIFSKGGIVLWCFQGVRGSFSGPINALLRSVILQERGGSNCYNHDSLTLKYKLDNQFELVFVVGYQKILTLTYVDKLIDDVHKEFRDKYRNQIQQNGALGLLNSSFDFQDDFDFLLRAAEESGKARAPTAMKTFKESEKSKKTVKSMIEKPGEKLKENNKKNKSSKKENIAPEAITSNKAKVSVPAGEKEELTSEEAMQRKREEFFKKKMKTGDKASKSPKPETQKEKGKQPRVWELGRSKNKELDYSKPTTNGSPEEVAASDEDLEALRLRIGLMPGNPPDVEYESSSSSEEEEDVPSVQTTTAPSAAKASAKKSSFGGMFGMLRGLVGAKSLTLEDMEPVLEKMKDHLIAKNVAADIAVQLCESVAKRLEGKVMGTFSTVASAVKQALQESLVQILQPKRRVDVLRDVMESQRMRRPYVITFCGVNGVGKSTNLAKISFWLIENGYNVLIAACDTFRAGAVEQLRTHTRRLNSLHPPEQHNGRTMVQLYEKGYGKDAAGIAMEAIAYARNQGFDVVLVDTAGRMQDNTPLMTALAKLIAVNMPDLVLFVGEALVGNEAVDQLVKFNKALADHSMSEKPRLIDGIVLTKFDTIDDKVGAAISMTYITGQPIVFVGTGQTYCDLRSLNVKAVVGALMKA from the exons ATGTTGGACTTCTTCACCATCTTCAGTAAAGGCGGGATCGTGCTCTGGTGCTTCCAGGGGGTGCGAGGTTCCTTCAGCGGCCCGATCAATGCGCTGCTGCGCTCTGTCATCCTCCAG GAAAGAGGCGGCAGCAACTGCTACAACCATGACTCCCTCACCCTCAAGTACAAGCTGGACAATCAGTTTGAGCTGGTGTTTGTG GTTGGATACCAGAAGATTTTAACCCTAACGTATGTGGACAAGTTAATAGACGATGTCCATAAAGAATTCCGGGATAAATACCGCAACCAGATCCAGCAGAATGGCGCTCTAGGTTTATTAAACAGTTCCTTTGATTTCCAGGATGATTTTgactttctccttag GGCAGCGGAGGAGAGCGGCAAAGCTCGGGCCCCCACCGCCATGAAGACCTTCAAAGAGTCGGAGAAGTCTAAGAAGACCGTGAAGTCCATGATCGAGAAGCCGGGAGAAAAACTGAAGGAGAATAATAAGAAGAACAAGTCTTCAAAGAAAGAGA ACATCGCACCAGAAGCCATCACTTCAAATAAAGCAAAGGTCAGCGTACCTGCCggggagaaggaggagctgacctccgaggaagccatgcagagGAAACGAGAGGAGTTCTTTAAGAAGAAGATGAAGACTGGAGACAAAGCCAG caaatccccaaagccgGAGACTCAGAAGGAGAAAGGGAAGCAGCCCCGTGTGTGGGAGCTGGGACGATCCAAAAACAAAGAACTAGACTACAGCAAACCCACCACCAATGGCAGCCCGGAGGAGGTGGCAGCGTCTGATGAGGACCTGGAGGCGTTG AGACTCCGTATTGGTCTCATGCCCGGAAACCCCCCGGATGTGGAATatgaaagcagcagcagcagtgaagAAGAGGAAGATGTCCCTTCTGTCCAAACTACAACTGCTCCATCTGCAGCTAAGGCCAG TGCCAAGAAGAGCAGCTTTGGAGGGATGTTTGGGATGTTGAGGGGCCTGGTGGGGGCTAAAAGTTTAACCTTGGAAGACATGGAACCTGTCTTAGAGAAGATGAAGGATCATCTCATAG CTAAGAATGTAGCTGCAGATATCGCTGTTCAGCTGTGTGAGTCTGTGGCCAAGAGACTGGAAGGGAAAGTCATGGGAACTTTCTCAA CTGTGGCGTCTGCAGTAAAACAAGCTTTACAGGAGTCCCTTGTGCAAATCTTGCAGCCAAAGCGACGTGTGGATGTGCTGCGTGATGTGATGGAGTCACAGCGCATGCGTCGTCCGTACGTCATAACCTTCTGTGGGGTGAATGGAGTGGGGAAGTCCACCAACCTGGCCAAA ATTTCCTTTTGGCTGATAGAGAACGGATATAACGTGCTCATAGCGGCTTGTGACACATTCCGAGCCGGGGCGGTGGAGCAGCTGCGAACTCACACCAGACGCCTTAATTCCTTGCACCCTCCGGAGCAGCACAACGGGCGCACCATGGTGCAGCTTTACGAGAAGGGCTATGGCAAAGACGCTGCTGGAATAGCCATGGAAGCCATAGCTTACG CTCGGAATCAGGGTTTTGACGTGGTGCTGGTGGACACGGCCGGCCGCATGCAGGACAACACTCCCCTGATGACCGCACTGGCCAAGCTCATCGCTGTCAACATGCCGGATCTCGTCCTGTTTGTGGGAGAAGCCTTGGTCGGCAATGAGGCTGTGGATCAGCTG GTGAAATTTAACAAGGCTCTGGCGGATCACTCTATGTCGGAGAAGCCGCGTCTCATCGATGGGATCGTGCTCACCAAGTTTGACACAATTGATGATAAG GTGGGCGCTGCCATCTCCATGACGTATATAACCGGGCAGCCCATTGTGTTTGTGGGCACTGGGCAGACGTACTGTGACCTGCGCAGCCTGAATGTCAAAGCGGTGGTGGGCGCGCTGATGAAAGCCTAA